In Lolium perenne isolate Kyuss_39 chromosome 5, Kyuss_2.0, whole genome shotgun sequence, the sequence CTAACAAAATATCTCAGCACTTGATCTTTCATATCCAATGGAACAAGAGATATACTTATCTTGCAACTTTACTAAAAAATAATAAACAGTCGAAGAGCTTACATTTCGGGCATCTGCATCTTTCACGTCAAGATCGGTTGTGACCATTAAAAATTTGACCTTTGTGTTTGTCAAATAGCCGTACCTACATATGATAGATTGTCATAGTAAGTGCTTCCAGCACTAATAATAACTTAGCAGTGAGGAGAAATATTTAAAAATAACTGGCACAGTTAAGAATCTATTCGTAACTACTGAAGTTTATTCTCACTTGACAAAACAATAATATTCTGCAAGATCTAATATCACCTTTCAGAATTTAGAAAGCAACTTTAGTTCTTTATGATTTAAAACAACTTATGGGACTCTGTAAAAACCAGTAAATGAACTTTGAAACTTCGGTTAAAGCTGGAAACAGACAGACAGTAAATGAAATACTAGGTGATAAGCAAAACTGTGAAGGGACTTACACTTTGTAGTTCTCAGTCGGATATAGAAGACCCAAGAATGTCTCATTCAGTGTAGGTGCGCTCCTTTTAGGATTGTTTACTGTCAGCGGAATGTATACGATAAAAAAGTAAGATAGCCAACACAAGGGATCCACAAACAATATTAGGAATATGACTTGTACGAAATTTTGATGGCTTTACTCTAAATAATCAGACAAACAACCACGTGAATCAAATTCTTGACAACTCTAATGAGATGGATGCAACCACCAAACTTATCAGCAATCCAGGACTGATCTGGAATAACTACATTCCTATGCACGCTTAAAGCTTTGCAACGCAAAGGCACCTAAGTTGATTCAATTTTTGCATTTGTAACCATCAAATTTGAAGCTGCTCCTTTTTACACAAGGGGTGTCACTTGTATAATCTGACATGGTATAATCAACATCCATTGAATTTTACAAACCAGATTTCAATGACCAAGATTTGACAAAAGATGAGTCAGAGTTGAGGTATCTCCAGGGCACTTGAATTAAGTCTAGTGATGCAGCCACACAATTATCAGGACCCATATGGAACACCTACGGGTGTATGCACATCGAAAGCTATCGAAAGCAAAGCCTGAATAAAACTAATCAAAGCAAGAGTGCGGAAGATAATTGCACTTTTTCGATTTATATCCATGGAATTTGAAACTGCTTTTTACTAGTGAGCCAAATTTTAGCTATCTCCGGTGCATTTAAATAAAGTTTAGCTAGTGAGATCGATGCAACCACCAGAGTTATCAGTTATCAGGAACTCTTACGGCTCTATGCACATCGAAAACTATGCAAAGCAAGAGTACCAAAGTTAATTGCAATTTTCGCATTCATAGAGAGCCATGCAACTGCTCTTTTTTACCCAACGTGGATCACTTGTCGAATGTGAGATACAATCAACACCCAATTTGACAATTACAAACTAGATTCCGATGCCTCAGCCAAGGATTTGGCAGGAGGTGAGCCGAATTTGGAGTGCATTTGACCTGAACTAACAGATGGATCTGGATCACGATGGTAAGGCGCCTACCTCGCTCGTCGATGACATCGAGGGAGCAGTGGACGACGTGGTGGAGCTTGAGGGCGTCGTCCGCCTCCGTGAAGCTCTGCAGGTACAGCGGGTTGTTCTGCATCGAGCGGCGTAGGAcagagagaggagattagagctTTACTCTCGCCGGCGCCGACGAGGAGACAAGATCGGATTTTGCGATCTGAGCTGGGGGAGAAGGGACGGTTCTGACCTGGTGGCCGACGACGGCGACGCAGACGATCATGTTTCCGCCGGGCGAGCTGGTCGGGGACGGCGCTGCCGGCCTGCCGTTGACGCGGTGATTGCTGAGACGGAGGCGCGCGGCGGATCGACGGAGGCTGTTCCCGGCTGGTTTGCTGGAAGGTGTGGGGGAAGGAGACGAGGCCTATACTAGTGGGATCGGAGGGCCAACAGAAACCTCTGGTCCGAGACGCACGAATCTTGATGCAGTCTGTCTAGCTCCACTTTACAGCTATAATATTCAGTACGAGTACTTGCATTTTTCAGTGCACAAGTTTCACCACCAGATAATTCCCTCAAGAAAAGAAGGTTTCAACACCAGATAATGTGTATAAAATAGTGAAGAGGTCATATCATCACAAACCGTAGCATTGAGCAAACCCAAGCTGTACATGAAGTACATTTATGTCATCACAAACCAAAAACATAGATCAACAGAACATGAGATCACAGGCCTAACAAATAAATCTACTGGTTCTTGCATTCATCATCGTAGTGCTTATTTTGTCCTCAACATATTTGTAGATGTTACAAAATCAGATGATGAGGTGCTGCTGCCATGAGTTCAGAGGACAAAAGGAGTTCCTGCGTGTGAAACTTTGTTGCAAGTGCATCCATCGGCTACCTGATAAAATTCAGACAAGCGCGCCGACACCAAAAAGGCAGATTGGAGTAATTTACAGTGTTGCCTCTTATCGCAGGATGCCCTGGAAGGTGGAAGAATCTTGGATGCAGCAATCTCCCAGAGCACTTGCAACGAACACCTATAAGAATAAGTATTATGAATTTCTGATGAGTACAAGCACCAAGCAGAGCAAGATACATATACAGTATCTGTGGAATAATGTACGGAGCATATATGTCCATGACATTATAAAGCAGCATATGGCAGTCTGTGTGTAATAGCTGTTCAATGTGCTCAACATATATGTCCATGACATTATAATTTGATATAATTTACTAAAACAGGTACAGTTTGATAATTTGAAGTGTTTGGACATCATGGTTGGGCTCCGGTTGTCAGGCAGGTACAGAGGGTTGTTCTGCATCGAGTGGCATAGGACAGAGAGAGGAGATCAGAGCTTTACTCTCGCCGGCGCCGACGAGGGGACAAGATCGGATTTTGCGATCTGAAGCGTGCGAGCTGGGGGAGAAGGGACGGTTCTGACCTGGTGGCCGACGACGGCGACGCAGACGATCATGTTTCCGCCGCACGAGCTGGTCGGGGACGGCGCTGCCGGCCTCCCGTTGACGCGGCGACCGCTGAGACGGAGGCGCGCGGCGGATTGACGGAGGCTGTTCCCGGCTGGTTTGCTGGAAGGTGTGGGGGAAGGAGACGAGGCCTATACTAGTGGGATCGGAGGGCCAACACAAACGTCTGGTCCGAGACGCACTAATCTTGATGCAATCTGTCTAGCTCCACTACAGCTATATATTCAGTACGAGTACTTGCATTTTTCAGTACACAAGTTTCACCACCAGATAATTCCCTCAAGAAAAAAAGGTTTCACCACCAGATAATGTGTATAAAATAGTGAACAGGTCATATCATCACAAACCATAGCACTGAGCAAACTCGAGTTGTACATGAAGTACATTTACGTCATCACAAACCAAGAGCATAGATCAATATAGAACACGAGATCATAAGCCTGACAAATAAATCTACTGGTCCTTGCATTCATCATCATAGTGCTTATTCTGCCCCAACATATTACAAAATCAGATAATGAGGTGCTGCTGCCTTTGAGTTCAAAGGACAAAAGGAGTTCCTGCGTGTGAACTTTTGTTGCAAGTGCATCCATCGGCTACCTGATAAAATTTCAGACAAGCGCGCCGACGCCAAAAAATGCAGATTGGAGTAATTTACAGTGTTGCCTTATCGCAGCATGCCCTGGAAGGTGGAAGAATCCTAGATGCAGCAATCTCCCAGAGCACTTGTGAGTTGCGATGAACACCTATAAGAACAAGTATTATGAATTTCTGATGAGTACAAGCACCAAGCAGAGCAAGATACATATACAGTGTCTGTGGAATAATATACGGAACATATATGTCCATGGCATTATAAAGCAGCATATGGCAGTCTGTGTGGAATAGCTGTTCAATGTGCTGAACATATATGTCCATGACACTATAATTTGATATAATTTACTAGAACAGGTACAGTTTGGTAATTTGAAGTGTTTGGACACCATGGTTGGGCTCCGGTTGTCAGGCATCTGGACAGTGGTTGAACCTGAGGGTGTTTCAACATGGCTCACAAAGACGATTACGTTTCTGTTGAACTTCTGTACCATACTCCAGTTATTTTGTAGAGAATGATAGACTGCTAGTGTAAAGCTCATTTGATTAAAAAAGTACTTTACACATAACTCAACATACTTGGTTGCTGAACACACTATGCCTAGCTTGAAAACAAAATATTGCATATAACACGAAGGGAGCTCAAGAACACTAAACCATAACAGGGCTCAAACAAAGATAGATAATATTAAGAGGAAGATATGTTGGAGAAGCCCTGATATGAAAATGCCATGACATTATATTTTGATAAATCACTAAAACAGGCATAACATGACTATTTTAAGAAGGTTCGTTCAACGCCATGGTTGGGCTCCAGTTTTCAGGCATCTGGACAGTGGTTAAATCCGAGGGTGTCTCAATTTAGCTCACAAAGATGATTGTGTTTCCAGTGAACTTCTGTACTTTACTCCAGTTTCGTTAAAGAAAATGGCAATGTAAAGCTCCTTTGACAAAACATTTTAATGGTATTAACACTAACACACTAAGTTACTGAACCTGCTATGCCTAGATTGAAAAATAAAGTTATTTATGGAGAAAGGTTAAGAACACTAATGTTGGATAGCCCCTCATATGCACCTAGAAGGTTTAGAATTTGTTGCTTGGTATTCCGATAGTTACGCTCAAAAGAAAGCTGCAGGGCGATTCAGATTCTATTATAACTTCTTATGCATTGACATGGTATTATACAGTGAGGCTGTTCAATGGTAAGTGATTTCTGTTCGAAAATCTACAACAAAAATAAAGAATATAACATCAAGACAAATAGATACCCAAAGCACTGTAGTTTGTTCAAACGCTGAGTATACAAATGAAAAAAAAAGTATCTTCAAATTGAGAAAGAGCTTACTGATTCCATTGCAAAGATACCAATCCCAACAATACTCCAATTCACAGAATCCCTCACAACTAAATTAATAGCTAAATCAATCGTACTATGATAATCAAATATCAAATTATGT encodes:
- the LOC127302736 gene encoding uncharacterized protein, with the protein product MIVCVAVVGHQNNPLYLQSFTEADDALKLHHVVHCSLDVIDERVNNPKRSAPTLNETFLGLLYPTENYKVYGYLTNTKVKFLMVTTDLDVKDADARNFFRKFHAAYVDAVSNPFHVPGKKIASRSFGARVSTIVKSFGSGTTG